A portion of the candidate division WOR-3 bacterium genome contains these proteins:
- the infC gene encoding translation initiation factor IF-3, giving the protein MKNLPRVNHEIKAEKVKLVDENRQYMGIFDLAIALRIARERGYDLVEVAPDSQPPVCRLMDFGRYVYEKKRQEREARKHQHQTEVREIRLSMKISDNDYRVKLNKMKEFLARGDRVKVKLRLKGRELLHAHLGMNLMERVINDLKDIAREEAPPKQEDQVIQVTLIPQKKEKKG; this is encoded by the coding sequence ATTAAGAATCTACCGAGGGTTAATCATGAGATAAAAGCCGAAAAGGTAAAACTGGTGGATGAAAATCGCCAATATATGGGTATTTTTGATCTGGCGATTGCCCTGCGCATTGCCCGGGAACGGGGCTATGACCTGGTGGAAGTTGCCCCGGATTCCCAACCACCAGTCTGCCGTTTGATGGATTTTGGTAGGTATGTTTATGAAAAGAAGCGACAAGAACGGGAAGCGCGTAAGCACCAGCACCAGACCGAGGTAAGGGAAATCAGACTTTCAATGAAAATATCGGATAATGATTACCGGGTGAAGTTAAACAAGATGAAAGAATTTCTGGCCAGAGGCGACCGGGTAAAGGTGAAATTGAGATTAAAGGGCCGGGAATTGCTCCATGCCCACCTCGGGATGAATCTTATGGAAAGGGTGATTAATGACCTAAAAGATATCGCCCGTGAGGAGGCTCCTCCGAAGCAGGAAGATCAGGTCATCCAGGTCACCCTTATTCCCCAGAAAAAGGAGAAGAAAGGATGA
- the rpmI gene encoding 50S ribosomal protein L35, with product MRKLKSKRGWLKRVKIKKDGKILHWKAGRRHLLTGKSRKRKRRLSKLVPISKADLKKFKDFK from the coding sequence ATGAGAAAACTGAAAAGTAAAAGGGGTTGGTTGAAAAGGGTTAAGATAAAAAAAGATGGTAAGATTTTACATTGGAAAGCAGGCCGGAGACATTTATTGACCGGAAAGTCCCGAAAAAGAAAGAGGCGTCTTTCGAAGTTAGTGCCGATTTCCAAGGCGGACCTAAAAAAATTCAAAGATTTTAAATAA
- the rplT gene encoding 50S ribosomal protein L20: MPRTKCGPYTRKRRKKWLKAAKGYWGGKHRLYKSARLQVMKAWLSAYRERKRKKRVFRALWITRINAALRQQGLKYSEFINSLKKNNIEIDRKTLAMLAYEHPEEFNSLVEVCKGMKGEARA, encoded by the coding sequence ATGCCAAGAACAAAGTGCGGACCTTATACGCGCAAACGCAGAAAAAAGTGGCTTAAAGCCGCAAAGGGCTACTGGGGTGGTAAACACCGTCTTTATAAAAGCGCCCGCCTCCAAGTGATGAAGGCGTGGCTTTCTGCGTACCGAGAGCGCAAAAGGAAAAAACGGGTATTCCGGGCATTATGGATAACGCGAATTAATGCGGCATTGAGACAGCAGGGGTTGAAGTATTCTGAGTTTATTAATTCGTTGAAAAAGAATAACATTGAAATAGACCGAAAGACCCTGGCAATGCTCGCATATGAACATCCTGAGGAGTTCAATTCACTGGTTGAAGTATGTAAGGGTATGAAGGGAGAGGCACGGGCATAG
- the pheS gene encoding phenylalanine--tRNA ligase subunit alpha: MEEKLKEVRSTIELELGNIKDAQTLESFRIRFLGRKGVLNELIKELVNLPLEERKKYGNEINLLKTQLTAIINQRQSELLKKEKPKFDPLLPGRMGYVGHRHPLSIIQEEIESFFENLGFVVASGPEIEYDWYNFEALNIPKDHPARDNFSSLYITDELLLRSHTSPVQIRVMEKYKPPIKIICPGRCYRFDPFDPSHSPVFHQVEVLYVDKGVSFGELKWLLGEFVKHIFGPKTKYELRPSFFPFTEPSGELAISCSVCQGTGCPVCGNTGWLELLGCGMVHPQVLKNVKISPKEYSGYALGMGIERVAIVKYLIDDIRVFYNNDIRFLGQF, encoded by the coding sequence ATGGAAGAAAAATTAAAGGAAGTTCGGTCAACGATAGAACTGGAGTTAGGTAATATTAAAGATGCTCAGACACTGGAATCTTTTCGGATACGGTTTTTAGGTAGAAAGGGCGTACTAAATGAGTTGATTAAAGAACTGGTGAATCTCCCTCTTGAAGAACGTAAGAAATACGGGAACGAGATAAATCTTTTGAAAACTCAGCTTACCGCAATAATAAATCAGCGTCAGAGTGAGCTTTTAAAGAAAGAGAAACCGAAATTTGATCCTTTATTACCCGGAAGAATGGGCTATGTGGGCCACCGCCATCCGCTGAGTATTATCCAGGAAGAGATTGAATCTTTTTTTGAAAATCTCGGTTTTGTCGTGGCATCCGGACCCGAAATTGAATACGACTGGTATAACTTTGAGGCTTTGAATATCCCCAAGGACCACCCGGCACGGGATAATTTTTCAAGTCTCTATATCACCGACGAATTGCTCCTGAGGAGTCACACCTCACCGGTTCAGATAAGGGTGATGGAAAAGTATAAGCCGCCGATAAAGATCATCTGTCCAGGTAGGTGTTATCGGTTTGATCCCTTTGATCCCAGCCATTCTCCAGTATTCCATCAAGTGGAAGTTTTGTATGTAGACAAAGGGGTTTCTTTTGGCGAATTAAAATGGCTATTGGGTGAATTCGTCAAACATATCTTTGGTCCCAAAACCAAATATGAACTCCGACCGAGTTTCTTTCCCTTTACCGAACCTTCTGGAGAACTTGCCATCAGTTGCTCTGTCTGCCAAGGAACCGGATGCCCGGTCTGCGGCAATACCGGCTGGCTGGAACTTTTGGGTTGTGGGATGGTTCATCCCCAAGTTTTAAAGAATGTGAAGATCTCACCGAAGGAGTATTCGGGTTATGCCTTAGGCATGGGTATTGAGCGGGTGGCGATAGTAAAATATCTGATTGATGATATCCGGGTATTTTATAATAACGATATCCGGTTCTTAGGACAATTTTAA
- the pheT gene encoding phenylalanine--tRNA ligase subunit beta — MLVSVKWLEEILGTELEVKELVKVANRLGMEISEQKNYAPQDVVIGRITKITPHPTLKNLIILEIKTKTHHQIVSAATNVKLGDLVLVVEAGKRFKEEIVGERDFAGIKSTGMLVSEEELGMAEKSTGVIVLDRGKEGVHFRDYFDDVVLDVKVSTNRPDLLSVVGVAREFSVGLGINLSLKEKNPEQRNKNDPSLIQIIDHEGCPRYTARIFEDVKIQESPFSIKWRLYCMGMRGINNVVDLTNINMLLYGHPLHPFDLDLLKMPVVIRRAQKNEQFVTLEGTVFKLNEDDLVIADKNGPIALAGIIGARCSQITNSTRRVLLESAYFNPRRIAHTRRRLGIQTEASLRFERGADLSIVDEISRITGEDFKRLAGAREVSFVSAGKKAKSRTVAFNLGRLNTILSLNLKSDEVKNLLSKCAIKVSGKNNMRAVIPHYRYDLQIEEDIYEEVARIYGYMNIPDVPPKRWGITPILERGRSLIKHLKSYMLGLGFSETYNLSLVSSERLEDLGYSEFVKVKNPLNERFNALRPTLFLGLLDAVQYNLSKGNFSLKLFEVGNILLKSEPFEEKRLGAIMGGERYPNFWESSVQKLDYYDAKGVVETILEALHIPEIEFSHFEKKGFVNPVQIMSSDRTLGFLGMVAPEFCEREFYYFELSIDQMLGLVSEPFYNPPPRFPANIRDLAFLFDESVEVPTVKKFLITIAGPVLEKVVLFDYYQGKNLPPGKKNLGFRFYFKAPDRTLTDQEVDRFVSRIVQEVTNNFGAILRTKETN; from the coding sequence ATGTTAGTCTCGGTCAAATGGTTGGAAGAAATCCTTGGCACTGAATTGGAGGTCAAGGAACTTGTGAAAGTGGCTAATAGACTGGGAATGGAAATAAGTGAGCAAAAAAATTATGCCCCGCAGGATGTAGTAATCGGCCGGATTACGAAGATTACACCCCATCCCACGCTAAAGAATCTTATCATCCTTGAGATCAAAACAAAAACTCATCATCAAATAGTGAGTGCTGCGACCAATGTCAAATTGGGTGATCTGGTCCTGGTTGTGGAGGCAGGAAAAAGGTTTAAAGAAGAGATTGTGGGTGAGCGGGATTTTGCCGGAATAAAATCCACCGGGATGCTGGTGAGCGAAGAAGAACTGGGGATGGCCGAAAAGTCTACAGGAGTGATTGTTTTAGACCGGGGAAAGGAAGGTGTGCATTTTCGTGATTATTTTGATGATGTGGTTTTGGATGTAAAAGTCAGTACCAATCGGCCAGACTTACTCTCGGTGGTGGGAGTGGCACGTGAATTCAGTGTCGGGCTGGGGATAAATCTTAGTCTAAAAGAAAAAAATCCGGAGCAGAGGAATAAGAACGATCCCTCACTCATTCAGATAATCGACCATGAGGGTTGCCCAAGGTATACCGCAAGGATATTTGAGGATGTCAAGATTCAGGAATCGCCGTTTTCCATAAAATGGCGACTTTACTGCATGGGGATGAGAGGAATCAATAATGTGGTGGACCTGACCAACATCAACATGTTGCTCTACGGACATCCCCTCCATCCTTTTGATCTTGATTTACTCAAGATGCCTGTGGTGATAAGGCGGGCGCAGAAAAACGAGCAGTTTGTGACCTTGGAGGGGACGGTTTTTAAGCTTAACGAAGATGACCTGGTGATTGCCGATAAAAATGGTCCTATTGCCCTTGCTGGTATTATCGGTGCTCGGTGCTCCCAGATCACCAATTCTACCCGACGGGTTCTGCTCGAAAGTGCCTATTTCAACCCTCGGCGGATCGCACATACCCGGCGCCGCCTGGGAATTCAGACCGAAGCCTCTTTGCGTTTTGAAAGAGGGGCGGACCTATCAATCGTTGACGAAATTTCTCGGATAACCGGTGAAGATTTCAAACGGTTGGCCGGGGCACGTGAAGTTTCATTTGTTAGTGCCGGGAAAAAGGCAAAGTCGCGCACAGTGGCATTCAATCTCGGGCGTTTAAATACCATCCTTTCATTGAATCTCAAATCCGATGAAGTCAAAAATCTTTTAAGTAAGTGCGCGATAAAAGTTTCGGGCAAAAATAATATGCGCGCAGTAATACCCCATTACCGTTATGACCTCCAGATTGAAGAAGACATCTATGAAGAAGTAGCACGTATTTATGGTTATATGAATATCCCGGATGTTCCTCCAAAACGCTGGGGTATTACTCCAATCCTGGAGCGGGGAAGGAGTTTGATAAAACATTTGAAATCTTATATGCTCGGACTCGGTTTCAGCGAAACATATAACCTCTCACTGGTATCCAGTGAAAGGCTCGAAGATCTTGGATATAGTGAATTTGTTAAGGTGAAAAATCCGCTCAATGAGCGGTTTAATGCCTTAAGACCCACACTCTTTTTGGGTCTTTTAGATGCGGTCCAATACAACCTCTCAAAGGGTAATTTTTCCTTAAAACTCTTTGAGGTAGGTAATATCCTTTTAAAATCCGAGCCCTTTGAGGAAAAACGGCTCGGAGCGATAATGGGTGGTGAACGCTACCCCAATTTCTGGGAGAGTTCTGTCCAGAAACTCGATTACTATGATGCCAAAGGGGTGGTGGAAACAATCCTTGAGGCTTTGCACATTCCGGAGATCGAATTCAGCCACTTTGAAAAGAAAGGATTCGTTAACCCGGTGCAGATCATGTCTTCAGACCGCACACTTGGCTTCTTGGGGATGGTAGCTCCAGAGTTCTGCGAGCGCGAGTTTTACTACTTTGAATTATCAATTGACCAGATGCTTGGTCTCGTTAGTGAGCCTTTCTACAATCCTCCACCGAGGTTTCCAGCTAATATCCGCGATCTGGCGTTCCTCTTCGATGAAAGTGTGGAGGTACCGACGGTCAAAAAATTTCTCATCACCATTGCAGGACCGGTTTTAGAAAAAGTGGTGCTCTTCGATTATTATCAAGGCAAAAATCTTCCCCCCGGTAAAAAGAATCTGGGATTCCGTTTTTATTTCAAGGCACCGGACCGAACCCTCACGGATCAAGAGGTTGATAGATTCGTTTCACGGATTGTCCAGGAAGTCACCAACAATTTTGGGGCAATATTAAGAACAAAGGAGACAAATTGA
- a CDS encoding cell division protein ZapA translates to MKKGHTHEVLVNIFGNDYRITSEDIDEERIKKIAEIVDKKMRDIHREFPLPSTTKIAVLACLNLVDEFLQKEEHLNKRISELEQRINSLILRIDEVVT, encoded by the coding sequence TTGAAGAAGGGTCATACCCACGAGGTGTTGGTTAATATCTTCGGAAATGATTATCGGATAACTTCCGAAGATATTGATGAGGAACGAATTAAGAAGATTGCGGAGATCGTAGATAAGAAAATGCGGGATATCCATCGTGAATTCCCGCTGCCCTCAACGACCAAAATTGCGGTGCTTGCCTGTTTGAATCTTGTGGACGAATTTTTGCAAAAAGAGGAACATTTAAATAAAAGGATTTCTGAACTTGAGCAGAGGATTAATTCATTAATCCTCAGGATTGACGAGGTAGTCACTTAA
- the rny gene encoding ribonuclease Y: MTLLIIALFLLALEIIFVIFFYFRYNRAKILSAQEEARKIIEDAKKEAENYRKSAEIAAKEHWYQEKLNFEKETMNRRREIEKAERRLLEKENNLEKRERLIIDKEKELLNKEHNLQNREKIIQVKSERLDQLIKEETEALQKIANLSKEEAKAALLRNLEAEARHEAAALLNRIKEEAKQKAEETAREIILQAIQRCATSHTTETTIAVVSIPSEEMKGRIIGREGRNIRAFENLTGVEVIIDDSPETISLSCFDPIRREIARIAMTKLISDGRIHPARIEEVVRSAEKEIDSVIKNTGEEICLELGIIGLAPELVRHLGKMRFRTSYGQNLLQHSKEVAYLSALIAQELGLDPVIAKRAGLLHDLGKVADMSMEGSHAQIGAELAAKFNESEIIVNAIAAHHEEVQPISPYTFIVEIADSISGARPGARRETIEAYIKRLKALEELVSAFNGVERVYAIQAGREVRVMVNPGVVSDNEVANLANDIARRIEKEIQYPGQIKVTVVRETRATEIAR, translated from the coding sequence ATGACGTTGCTAATAATTGCCCTATTTTTGTTGGCTTTAGAAATCATTTTTGTGATATTTTTTTACTTCCGGTATAACCGCGCCAAAATCCTTAGTGCTCAGGAAGAGGCCCGGAAGATAATTGAAGATGCCAAGAAAGAGGCGGAGAACTACCGGAAATCGGCGGAGATCGCTGCTAAAGAACATTGGTATCAGGAAAAATTGAATTTCGAAAAAGAGACAATGAACCGCCGGCGCGAGATTGAAAAAGCGGAACGGCGTCTGTTAGAGAAGGAGAATAATCTAGAAAAGCGAGAACGGTTAATTATTGATAAAGAGAAAGAGTTGCTAAATAAAGAACATAATCTCCAGAACCGTGAGAAGATAATCCAGGTGAAATCTGAAAGGTTGGATCAGCTGATCAAAGAAGAAACCGAGGCATTACAGAAGATTGCCAATCTTTCCAAAGAAGAAGCCAAAGCCGCATTGCTCCGTAACTTGGAAGCCGAAGCACGACATGAGGCTGCAGCCCTTTTGAATCGGATAAAAGAAGAAGCAAAACAGAAGGCGGAAGAAACGGCACGGGAAATAATTCTCCAGGCGATTCAGCGTTGTGCTACGAGCCATACTACTGAGACGACGATTGCGGTCGTTTCCATTCCCTCAGAAGAAATGAAGGGTCGTATTATCGGTCGGGAAGGTAGAAATATTCGTGCTTTTGAGAATCTCACCGGAGTGGAGGTCATCATCGATGACTCGCCGGAGACGATTTCTCTTTCCTGTTTTGATCCGATAAGGCGCGAGATTGCACGGATTGCCATGACCAAACTTATTTCCGATGGCCGGATTCACCCGGCACGGATTGAAGAGGTGGTCCGGAGTGCGGAAAAAGAGATAGATAGTGTCATCAAGAACACCGGTGAAGAAATATGTTTAGAACTCGGGATTATCGGTCTGGCACCGGAGCTGGTAAGACATCTGGGGAAGATGCGTTTTCGAACGAGTTATGGACAGAATCTTTTGCAGCATTCTAAAGAAGTTGCTTATCTCTCAGCCCTCATCGCTCAAGAACTCGGTTTGGATCCGGTGATTGCAAAAAGGGCCGGTCTCTTGCATGATCTGGGAAAGGTGGCGGATATGAGCATGGAGGGTTCACATGCCCAGATCGGCGCCGAACTCGCTGCAAAATTTAACGAGAGCGAGATTATCGTCAATGCGATCGCAGCCCATCACGAAGAAGTTCAGCCCATCAGCCCTTACACTTTTATCGTAGAAATTGCAGATTCCATATCTGGTGCACGACCCGGTGCCCGAAGGGAAACGATTGAGGCTTATATCAAACGTCTCAAAGCCCTGGAGGAACTCGTTTCGGCATTCAATGGAGTGGAGAGAGTCTATGCAATTCAGGCTGGAAGGGAAGTGCGGGTGATGGTGAATCCTGGGGTGGTTTCGGACAATGAGGTGGCAAACCTTGCCAATGATATTGCGCGGCGGATTGAGAAAGAGATTCAGTATCCAGGACAAATAAAAGTCACGGTGGTGCGGGAAACCCGAGCTACGGAGATAGCCAGGTAG
- the tdh gene encoding L-threonine 3-dehydrogenase has product MPTMKAIVKTKPETGAELLDVPIPTPGPNEVLVKVLATSICGTDLHIYQWNEWAQRRIKKLPQIMGHELCGQVVEIGANVKNIKKDDLISAETHIACGHCFMCRNGLAHICENGKIFGVDVDGVFAEYAVVPANNAWVINEKIPQDYISLMEPLGNAIHTVLAGEIAGNTVLITGCGPIGLMSIVVSRACGATKIIVTEVNEYRLHMAKRLGADVILNPKKDKVVEVVLENTEGRGVDVVLEMSGNPSAINEGLKALRPGGRYSILGIPDKPFKFDLAEIVFKYFTIQGINGRLMYSTWYKTTRFLAAGRIDLEPLITHRFRLEEFQKGMELMESGNCGKILLYP; this is encoded by the coding sequence ATGCCAACCATGAAAGCGATCGTCAAAACCAAACCCGAGACAGGTGCGGAATTATTAGATGTTCCAATTCCAACACCAGGACCCAATGAGGTCCTGGTCAAAGTTTTGGCTACCTCAATTTGCGGAACCGATCTCCATATTTATCAGTGGAATGAATGGGCGCAACGCCGTATAAAGAAACTCCCTCAGATTATGGGGCATGAACTTTGTGGTCAGGTGGTAGAGATCGGTGCTAATGTTAAAAACATCAAAAAAGACGATTTGATATCGGCTGAGACCCATATCGCCTGCGGTCACTGCTTTATGTGCCGGAATGGACTTGCCCATATCTGCGAAAATGGTAAAATATTCGGGGTAGATGTTGACGGTGTTTTCGCTGAATACGCCGTAGTTCCCGCAAACAATGCCTGGGTGATAAATGAAAAAATTCCCCAGGACTATATCTCACTGATGGAACCTTTGGGTAATGCGATTCATACGGTCCTTGCTGGTGAGATTGCTGGGAATACTGTCCTTATCACTGGGTGTGGTCCAATCGGACTCATGTCCATCGTTGTATCCCGGGCCTGTGGTGCGACAAAGATCATCGTTACGGAAGTCAATGAATACCGACTGCATATGGCGAAACGTCTGGGTGCAGATGTGATTTTAAATCCCAAAAAGGACAAAGTGGTGGAGGTGGTGCTGGAAAATACCGAAGGAAGAGGGGTAGATGTGGTTTTAGAAATGTCTGGAAATCCGAGTGCCATCAACGAAGGACTTAAGGCTTTAAGACCCGGGGGTCGGTATTCAATCTTGGGAATTCCGGATAAACCTTTCAAATTTGACCTTGCAGAAATAGTCTTCAAGTATTTCACGATTCAAGGGATTAACGGCCGGTTGATGTACTCCACTTGGTATAAAACCACCCGATTTCTTGCCGCAGGACGGATTGATCTGGAACCCCTGATCACCCACCGCTTCCGGCTCGAAGAATTTCAAAAGGGTATGGAATTGATGGAATCCGGTAACTGTGGAAAGATTTTGCTGTACCCATAG
- a CDS encoding 4'-phosphopantetheinyl transferase superfamily protein has translation MIEGIGIDLIEIGRFAKVGTDFYQQVFTESEIKEIKNNHLLASLKFALKEAILKALGIGLSQGFFWKKVEIRGEDNKLDEVFKGKENKIGIHTGTGRSKKYAWAVAIIENKQEVY, from the coding sequence ATGATAGAAGGAATTGGGATTGACCTTATTGAAATAGGGCGCTTTGCTAAGGTTGGCACTGATTTTTATCAGCAAGTTTTTACTGAGAGTGAAATAAAGGAGATTAAGAATAATCATCTTTTGGCGAGTTTAAAATTTGCCCTTAAAGAAGCGATTTTAAAAGCACTGGGCATAGGACTCTCTCAAGGGTTTTTCTGGAAGAAGGTGGAAATAAGGGGTGAGGATAATAAACTGGATGAGGTTTTTAAGGGGAAAGAGAATAAAATCGGAATCCATACCGGAACAGGCAGGTCTAAAAAATATGCCTGGGCTGTGGCAATAATTGAAAATAAACAGGAGGTTTATTGA
- the acsA gene encoding acetate--CoA ligase yields the protein MANIGSYEERYKNFDWKLSEQELEYGKNGMFNIGYYCSDRICELGLGEKLALIWQGFGGEVKHFTYHDIRIYSNKFAHFLTKLGINRGERVCIFMDRIPELYISFLGILKAGFIVQPLFSAFGEEALFTRLEDAQTTAILTTRKHLSKVRKIKAQLPHLKFIIVLHNEGKPLEEREIEFDMEAYDRIEQFAIFPADRETPSVLHYTSGTTGKPKGALHVHSSIIAQYITAKWVLDLQPNDIYWCTADPGWVTGTSYGIIGPWSNGVTQAVYDIGFNTEKWYGFIERHKITVWYTAPTAIRLLMKEGDEVVKKYNLSSLRHLVSVGEPLNPEAVIWSEKVFGLPFHDSYWQTETGAIVISNYPGMKIKPGSMGKPFPGIIATVVDPKNYEPVNTPGVIGLIALRPGWPSMMRAYWNNPETYKNKFKNNWYICGDRAYLDNDGYFWFVGRDDDVINTAGHLVGPFEIESALLEHPAVAESAAVGKPDPVNMEVVKAFVALKPGYKPSDELELDIMNFIRKKLSPLAMPQEIEFVDSLPKTRSGKIMRRLLRAKEWGEEIGDISTLEND from the coding sequence ATGGCAAACATCGGGTCCTATGAGGAGAGATATAAAAATTTTGATTGGAAATTGAGCGAGCAGGAACTGGAGTATGGCAAAAACGGGATGTTCAATATCGGTTATTATTGTAGTGACCGTATTTGCGAACTCGGGCTGGGTGAGAAACTGGCACTGATCTGGCAGGGGTTCGGTGGGGAGGTGAAACATTTTACCTATCACGATATTAGAATCTATAGTAACAAATTTGCACACTTTCTTACAAAGTTGGGAATAAACCGCGGTGAGCGGGTTTGTATCTTTATGGACCGGATACCGGAATTATATATTTCATTTCTGGGTATTCTCAAGGCGGGATTCATCGTTCAGCCGTTATTTTCTGCATTTGGCGAGGAGGCGTTATTTACCCGTCTGGAGGATGCACAGACTACTGCGATTTTAACTACCCGTAAGCACCTTTCTAAAGTCCGGAAAATAAAAGCCCAGCTTCCCCACCTAAAATTTATCATCGTGCTTCATAACGAAGGTAAACCTTTGGAAGAGCGTGAGATTGAATTTGATATGGAGGCATACGACCGTATAGAGCAGTTTGCGATATTCCCCGCAGACAGGGAAACACCATCGGTTTTGCACTACACTTCGGGAACGACCGGTAAACCGAAAGGTGCCCTTCATGTCCACTCTTCCATCATCGCCCAGTATATTACCGCAAAATGGGTGCTTGATTTGCAACCCAATGATATCTACTGGTGTACTGCAGATCCAGGTTGGGTGACAGGTACTTCCTATGGGATCATTGGACCTTGGTCTAATGGTGTAACCCAAGCAGTTTATGATATAGGTTTTAATACGGAAAAATGGTATGGATTCATCGAGCGTCATAAAATTACGGTCTGGTATACTGCTCCTACTGCCATTCGGTTGTTAATGAAAGAAGGTGATGAGGTGGTTAAAAAATATAATCTAAGTTCGCTGCGTCATCTGGTAAGTGTGGGTGAACCGTTAAATCCCGAGGCAGTCATCTGGTCAGAGAAGGTCTTTGGATTACCCTTCCATGATTCTTATTGGCAGACCGAGACCGGTGCGATTGTGATTTCTAACTATCCGGGTATGAAGATAAAACCGGGTTCCATGGGAAAACCATTTCCAGGTATCATTGCTACGGTCGTTGACCCCAAGAATTATGAACCGGTTAATACCCCGGGTGTAATTGGGTTGATCGCATTAAGACCGGGCTGGCCCTCGATGATGCGCGCCTACTGGAATAACCCCGAAACCTATAAAAACAAATTTAAAAATAACTGGTATATCTGCGGGGATCGTGCCTATCTTGATAATGACGGCTATTTTTGGTTTGTGGGTCGGGATGACGATGTGATAAATACCGCGGGACATCTAGTAGGACCTTTTGAGATTGAATCAGCACTCCTGGAACACCCAGCAGTTGCTGAATCAGCAGCAGTGGGCAAACCGGATCCGGTTAACATGGAGGTGGTAAAGGCCTTTGTGGCTTTAAAACCCGGATACAAACCGAGCGACGAATTAGAACTTGATATTATGAACTTCATCCGTAAAAAGCTTTCACCCCTGGCAATGCCCCAAGAAATTGAATTTGTGGATTCATTGCCAAAAACCCGCAGCGGCAAGATCATGCGTCGGCTTTTGCGGGCAAAGGAATGGGGTGAAGAGATTGGTGATATATCAACTTTGGAAAATGATTAA
- a CDS encoding acyl carrier protein — protein sequence MGEDLKKLIIDYVKREYLDEDSDQEINENTPLISSGIVDSFSMVSLKTFLEKKFNIKIPDEKATTEAFDTVNNIIKLLSEFVKIDT from the coding sequence ATGGGAGAAGATTTAAAGAAATTAATCATTGATTATGTGAAAAGGGAGTATCTGGATGAAGATTCGGACCAAGAGATAAATGAGAATACACCGCTCATCTCCAGTGGGATCGTTGATTCCTTTTCCATGGTTTCACTGAAGACATTTCTGGAAAAGAAATTCAACATTAAAATTCCAGATGAAAAGGCAACCACTGAAGCATTTGATACTGTTAACAACATCATCAAACTGCTCAGTGAATTTGTAAAGATTGATACCTAA